The bacterium genome includes the window CTCCTTGCAAGAGGTTTGAATTCAACAAGTTATATCGGAGTCTAAAACACGCAATAAAATAGAAAAGCAAAGCGTAGACCGTTCCCCAACGAAATTGGTAAGCCGGCTCCGAACGCGAACGGACGACACTCGATCAGAGAATAAACCGCGCCAAATCCTCGTTCTCGGATATCTCCGAGAGAACCTTTTCCACCCGCTGTTTGGTGATCGTGATCCGCTTCCGCTTCACGTTCGGCGCGTCGAACAGGATGTCGTCGAGCAGCGTCGTCATCAGCGTGTGCAGACGGCGGGCCCCGATGTCCTCGGTACGCTGATTCACTTTGTGGGCCATATCGGCCAGTTCGCGAAGCGCGCCCCGCGTGAATTTGAGCTCGATGCCCTCGGTGGCCAGGAGCGCCGTGTACTGCCGCACCAGCGCGTTTCTCGGCTCGGTTAGAATCCGGTAGAATTCATCGGCCCCCAGTTTGTCGAGTTCCACTCGAATC containing:
- the hslU gene encoding HslU--HslV peptidase ATPase subunit (heat shock protein involved in degradation of misfolded proteins), whose protein sequence is IRVELDKLGADEFYRILTEPRNALVRQYTALLATEGIELKFTRGALRELADMAHKVNQRTEDIGARRLHTLMTTLLDDILFDAPNVKRKRITITKQRVEKVLSEISENEDLARFIL